A window from Culex pipiens pallens isolate TS chromosome 3, TS_CPP_V2, whole genome shotgun sequence encodes these proteins:
- the LOC120424657 gene encoding uncharacterized protein LOC120424657, which produces MMIKGLFLVAAAVFVGVFANEVQLNKGNVALEPLARLPRSAQQTNLPGFPNFVPPGFDNSNIVSQHTDSNKNGFAQTTIYKSDNGMGSSSVSVAKSASSTVQLSFSCLIVLLAAVPQLLKMS; this is translated from the exons ATGATGATCAAAGGCCTGTTTTTGGTGGCGGCAGCGGTTTTCGTGGGAGTTTTTG CCAATGAAGTTCAGCTGAATAAAGGAAATGTTGCTCTGGAACCGTTAGCTCGTCTTCCGAGAAGTGCCCAACAAACTAACCTTCCTGGATTCCCTAACTTTGTACC TCCCGGTTTCGACAACTCCAATATAGTGTCCCAGCATACCGACAGTAACAAGAATGGATTTGCTCAGACAACAATCTACAAGTCGGACAATGGAATGGGTTCGTCTTCTGTGTCCGTTGCCAAATCG gCCTCCTCTACCGTCCAGCTGTCCTTCAGTTGTCTGATTGTGTTACTTGCAGCAGTTCCGCAGCTATTAAAGATGTCTTAA